The DNA segment AAGCAGCAGATCCGTCAGCTCTCCGGTATGCGCGGACTGATGGCCAAGCCTTCCGGCGAAGTCATCGAAACGCCCATCACGGCAAACTTCCGCGAAGGTCTCACCGTGCTGGAGTACTTCATCTCGACCCACGGCGCACGTAAGGGTCTCGCCGATACCGCGCTCAAGACCGCTGACTCCGGCTACCTCACCCGTCGTCTCGTCGACGTGGCGCAGGACGTTATCGTCACCGAGATGGATTGCGGAACTGTCGAGGGTATTTACGTAAGCCCGATCGTCGAGTCCGGCGAAATCATCGAGCCCTTGCGCGACCGCATCATTGGCCGCGTTTCCCTCGAACGCATCAAGGATTTCGATGGCAACGTCGTAATCGATGTGAACCAGCAGATCGACGAAGAAATCGCTTCGGCGATTCAGGGTGCCGGTGTCGAGCGCGTCAAGATCCGCTCGGTGCTCACCTGCGAATCCCGTCGCGGCGTCTGCGCACTCTGCTACGGCCGCAACCTCGGCTCCGGCCGCATGGTTGAGCTCGGCGAAACCTGCGGCGTCATCGCAGCACAGTCCATCGGCGAACCCGGCACGCAGCTCACCATGCGTACCTTCCACGTCGGCGGAACCGCCTCACGCGTCTCCGACAAGAGCCGTCTCGATGCCAAGAACAACGGCACCGTCCACTTCATCAACCTCAATACCGTTAAGTCCGAGAAGGATGGCATGCTCGTCGCCATGAATCGCTCCGGATCGGTAGCCATCGTTGATGATCGTGGCCGCGAAAAGGAACGCTACCAGGTCGTTTATGGCGCGCGTCTCCGCGTGGAAGACGGTCAGAAAGTCTCGCTGGGCGATCAGTTGGCCGAGTGGGATCCCTACACCTACGCAGTGCTTACCGAAATCGGTGGCGCCGTGCAGTTCAAGGATCTCCAGGAAGGCATCACGCTTAATGAAGAAGTGGACGAAGTCACCGGCCTCTCGCGCCTGGTGGTTGCGGATGCTCCCGATGAAAAGCGTCAGCCGGCAATCTGGATCAACGGGGCCAAGGGCAAGAAGCGGTATCTCATGCCTAGCCGCGCTCACCTTATGGTTCTGGATGGAGACACCGTTGGACCGGGCGACATTCTCGCCAAGATCCCACGCGAATCCACCCGCACCAAGGACATCACCGGTGGTCTGCCACGCGTCGTAGAGCTCTTCGAAGCCCGCAAGCCGCGTGAAACAGCCATCATCTCGGAGATCGACGGTGTCGTTCGCTTTGGCGAAGTTGCCAAGGGACAGCGCAAGATCTACGTCACAGCCGACAACGGCGAGGAGAAGGAATACAGCGTTCCTCGCGGCGTTCACGTCAACATCCAGGAAGGCGAGCGTCTTTCCGCTGGCGATCCTTTGATGGATGGCCCGCTGAATCCGCACGACATTCTGGCCGTACTTGGCGAGAAGCTGCTTCAGGCTTACCTCGTCAACGAAATCCAGGAAGTCTACCGCTTACAGGGTGTGACGATCTCGGATAAGCACATCGAAGTCATCGTTCGTCAGATGCTTCGCTGGGTTCGCATTGAAGACGTGGGCGACACCAACTTCCTGCTCGAGCAGCAGGTGGATCGCTTCCGCTTCAACGAAGAGAACGAGCGTGTCCTCGCCCTCGGTCAGCGTCCGTCCATCGGTCGTCCGCTGCTCCTCGGCATCACCAAGGCGTCGCTCTCGACCGACAGCTTCATCTCGGCCGCCAGCTTCCAGGAGACCACCCGCGTCCTCACCGAGGCTTCCATCAACGGAGCCATCGACGGACTGCGTGGCCTCAAGGAGAACGTCATCGTCGGCCGCCTGATCCCTGCCGGAACAGGACTCGACTACTACCGCAGCGTCCAGCTCTCACCCGAGTTGGAAGAAGCGGCAGAGCGCGTCAAGCAGGAAGTCACCGCCGAGTTCGAAGCCCAGGAACGCGAACTCGAAATGATGCGTCAGGAAGGCGAAGCCGAAGAAATGGCCGCCGAATAGGCACCTGCCGTGCGGGCAGCCGCTCGCACAGCTCGCAAAAACAAAAGCAACAACAAGAAGCCCGGCCAAGCGCCGGGCTTCTTGTTGTTGCCCTAACCTTCTGCTTTTGCCCAAGCCTTTCCGTCTTTGCAATTGCCTTTGCAGTTTCCGTCTTTGCCCTTGCCTTTCTGTCTGTCATTCCCGAAGGGAATCTGCTTCTGCCCTTGCCGTTCTATCTGCAATTCCCAAAAGCAAATCCGCCCTAACCACCCCCAGAAAACACCTACATAGCCCCCACCCCCATCAAAATTCCCCTTTTATTCGCCTTCCCAGGCTCGCAGCGAACACATTTAAAAGTTCCAAGTCAACCTACTGATATCCTGCGAATATGTTCGACCCGGCAGCAGGCAGCGACACAGCACTTCTGTTTACCGAGCAGTTGCTGGTCTTTGCGACCATTATTGGCTCGGTCGCGGCGCTACCCTCGTTTATTGAATTCATCTCCGGTGTCCGCAAGCGCAAGGAGCGAATCGATCTTTCGCTAGAAGACGAAGCGGTCGATCAGCTTCATCCCCGCCTCGCAGGAATGGATGATCTGCTCAAGTCGATCGAAGATCTGGTAGACCGCGCGCGATTCCCAGCCGCCTATCAGGATTTAAAGATCGGCAACGAAGTCCTGATCATCGGCCCAAGCCAAAGCGGCAAGAAATCGCTCGCGCAGACTATCGCCAAAGCCACCGGCATGGAACGGCTGGTGACGGTCTACAACCCGCGCGATTCCGACGCCCTGGCCAAAGCCAAGAGTCTTGTTCGAAGCTACAAGCGCAAGAAAGTCATGCTTCTGCTGCCCCGCATCGATCTCGCCTACAAAGAGAGCGATCGCGAAGCGTTGACCCAGTTGGATGCATTGATCGAGAGCACTTCGGAACGGCAGAATGTGCTCGTCATTGCCACCGCAGTCAGCTTTGAACCTGATAGCGATCTCGACAATCTCTTCGGCATCAAATTGGCTCTGCCCGGCGCGGAAGTAATCGGCGTAAACCGGCGCGAAATCCCCGCGGACGTACAGCCGATGATGGCCGAAGTAGCGCGTTTCTACCTTGAAGAAGGCAAGCGGCGCGGCTTCGAGGTGCATGGCATGACGGAGCCGGAGTTCTGTAACCTGATTCTCGCCGAGGCCATGAATCCAGCGGAAGTCGAGGATATCGTCGTCCTCTGCGAGACCGCCGCGCTCTTTCGTCGCCGTACAAAAGAGGCCAGTGAACTGGTCTTCACGCGTGAAATTCTGAATACGTCCATTGCGCGCGTCGTTATCGGGTAGATCGTTTTTGGGAAAGTGCTTGAGTCACACAAGATTGTTGAGAGAAACAACTTTCCGCGCATCCAATTCGAAAAGCAAGCTCATTTCAGGAGTCACACCGAATGTCCCTTTCTATCGAAGAAGTAAACAAGCTGAAGAAGATACCTGTCGAAGGATTGCTTCCCGCACTGGCACAGCGCTGGAGCCCGCGCTCCTTTCAGACCAAAGCCGTGTCGGACAACGATCTCAAGATCATCCTCGAAGCCGCGCGCTGGGCTCCATCCTCCAGCAACGAACAACCCTGGCGTTTTCTCGTCGGAATCAAAGGATCGGAAACGCACACGAAGATATTCGAGA comes from the Acidicapsa ligni genome and includes:
- a CDS encoding ATP-binding protein, with protein sequence MFDPAAGSDTALLFTEQLLVFATIIGSVAALPSFIEFISGVRKRKERIDLSLEDEAVDQLHPRLAGMDDLLKSIEDLVDRARFPAAYQDLKIGNEVLIIGPSQSGKKSLAQTIAKATGMERLVTVYNPRDSDALAKAKSLVRSYKRKKVMLLLPRIDLAYKESDREALTQLDALIESTSERQNVLVIATAVSFEPDSDLDNLFGIKLALPGAEVIGVNRREIPADVQPMMAEVARFYLEEGKRRGFEVHGMTEPEFCNLILAEAMNPAEVEDIVVLCETAALFRRRTKEASELVFTREILNTSIARVVIG